The DNA segment AAATACGCAATCCTGTTGCAGACCAACCACCACCAGGGAGACGCTTTAAATGCTCCCACTCTCCTCTCGCTGCTACATGAGTGTTTCTCGGTCCGATAAACTCCTATGGATTTCCTGCTTGTCATCACCATCGGCATCGTCATCATCCGCCGGATCGTTCTCCTCTCCAGACTCCACGTATATGGGCCAGTCGTTATCGGCATCgcccttctcctgcccttccGAGGAAGGTTCCATCAGGCTGAGGTTGATGGGCATGGAGTCCTCGTGGGTAGTGGTCACGCACGTGCAGCTGTCGCACAAGCCAAAGCGGCGCAATCCTTGTGAGAGGCTACTTGTGAACGTTCTCCTGCAGCCTTTACAGATAATCGGCTTGTTCGATCGATGCACctggagttaaaaataaaagattctgGTTAAAAAAAGGCAATCTGCCTTCTTGCTTTCACCCTTTCTGGGTGCTGGTTTGTGTATCTTCCTAGAACAGGAAAACTTCTTCACTTACGCTAAAGGGCAGGTGATCCCATCACAAATCCAGCAATAAAGATTTGGGGCTACATAAGTACTAATGAACCAATAGATCGGTGGCTTAAACTCATTAGAAAAGTTTATCTCATGTTGGTAACAATCATTGTGTCTGACATATTTTAGGAAAATACGACTGGGAAACTTTTAAAAgccaaagactttttaaaaatttcccaaATAGATGTAATCTTGCAAACTTACACTTAAAGCGTGACTCCGAAGGTGTTCCTGCCGAGTGAAGCGTTTCCCACAGGTCTCGCAGGGGTAGGGCCTCTCGCCCGTGTGAGAGCGAATGTGCCGTTTCAATATTCCCTTCTGTTTCGCCGTGTAGGGACAGAACGGGCATTTGTGGAGCTTGATTGGCACCACCAACACATCACctttcgggggaaaaaaaaaccacagtgcgTTAGATCAGGCAGCTCACCCGTGTCAGCCACGTCGGCTTCTGAGCCTCCTCGCTGCAAATCTGAGCCAAGATAATTGCGCTTTCCCCCTCTTTTTGCATTTGGCTTACCTGGGACTTGTGTAGGGCGTGCAATTTCAGAAGAGATTCGTGCAGCTGCAGAGGATCAAGTCCCTTGAAAATCAGCTTGCCTGTACTTACATAGCTGATACTCTAAGGGAGTTGGctcacaacagaaaaacaaattaattttattttaagaagccATTTAATTAAGTGCCAAAAGTTTGCTTTTAGTGCAGCGGGGTCTCCACACTCTCGCAACCACAGAAAGCCTCctacttccttttcttctttatgatACCATTAGCagtgaagaaatgaaaatctTTAAGACAAATTACAGGTAGAAGTAGTGCAGTGTTTCCCATACGCTTTTACAACGTGCGTAACTTCAGATGCGGAGAACCCATCTAAAATACGAACGCTTGTTTGCACTGCCATTCACTTTAGCATTCACTTTCTACTGGAAATAACACGATGAAGGACTCCCAATGCATTTACTGATGATATTTCACTTTTCCTCCAATCAGACTATACGCACAAATAATATGTAATTTATGAAGTCAGATGCCAAAAGAGAGAATTCAATGTGAAGATCACATTTTACATAAACACGGGTATTGCCAAGTTTTTCCGTATCAGCCCAGATATGAGCTTCCTTTCCAGCATAAAGGTTGAGATGCACTAAAAGATCAATTTTCCctgtttcaggggaaaaagagCCTCGAGCTCTTTAAGTTACACCGAAGTAGGTGGGGCCACAGAACTTTGTCCAAGCCCACTTCAAAAAAGGAGTGTCTGGCGTTCACGAGCGGCCATCGACTGAAATTCATCTCACCCAATTTTGGACCTTCACGAGGTATCGCTAATCCCTGCGGGGTGTTTAGAGCtctgttttaaaaaagtaaagttCTTCAACCTGCCTTGCTTCCAGGCTCTCTGCAAGCGCCCATTTACCCTTCCATCAGCTGTGAAGGGGACCGGGATGACTAGGACAGATGGGGACGCTTGAAAGTAAGTGCTATTTATCTCATCTGTCAGCCTGACTGTGTGAGAGCACCGTTCTTCTATCAGGACTTCGTATTTCACATTCCTGGTGTCTTGTGAAAATGCTAAGAGAGCAGAAGCACAAAAAGCTGAGAAGAGATACTTCCGTTCTACTAAATGCTTATGATGTTCAGTTTTAGCAGAGAAACGTAACTGAATGcaaggtctgggtttttttttttccccagcccaaTTTAAAACACATCTACTGTTGACATTTCCAATACGCTGTCGTAACACCTGATGTTCTCATCAAATTCTAGAAGCACTTCTCTTTTAATGATTCAGTAACAGTCTGAAGattttaggaggggaaaaaagtaagccACGTTTGTGTGTTAGATGCTCTTGCCTTCCTACGCGTCAAAAACCCTCGGTGTGACCTGGTGACAGCACTCTGCTCTGGTAACTTGGGACTTTTGGTGACTGTAAGACTGGATTTGTGATTTTATCAGATTCCTTAGTTTAAAGCAGTGAGAGATATTATTGGGTTTATTGGCTTTAAGATCACACAGCATCACACTTCCAGCCTGAGCTGGAAGTGACATGACCGTAAGCTTGCTATCTAGAGTGGAATATTCAGGAAAAGGTTTCCTCTCCGCTGGCCACACCGTTACTGCATTTGTCACATCCCGAACAGCTATCGCAGTGTTTGTCAGAGCCACCTCCCGTCTTCGTCAGGCAGTTTGGATGAGGCAAGCTGTGCACCAACATTATTGTAAGCAGGTAAAATGCCCAAATCCTTATTGTCCACATCAGGAGAAACACGTATGGACACCAACTTCTTCTTCTGCAGGTCCCCGatgttgctgctggggacattcCTGCCGGCACCAGTGACATATCCCAACAGGCGCTGGGCTGGGAAAAGCAGCGGAACCTCAGGTGAAAAGCCAGTCTGCTGCTAGAGGTAAAAGCTAAGTCTCATCTTTATGCAACACCACAGAGTTTAAAGCTTTCAGTGCTCTTAAAGAATGTCTAGGTATCACTCAATATTGAATAAAACTGATTTCTGCCCTTCTGAAATTCAAAGGAAGTAACAGCAAAGAAACTATCATCCCACAACCCATGAGCCGGCAGGAGCTCCAGTGGAATGAGCTTCTGCTCTCTCAGGTGCTACAGCAGATCCCTCTTGTGGCAGCTCAACTTATCTTTCTGATTGCTTTTTCTAACACTACCATTAGGAAGATTCTTTTCAAAAATTCACCTGCCATTCAACAAGGTCCCAAATGAGATTGTTTATTAAAGCAGTGTCACCAACACCAAGCTCCAGGATCTGTTTCAAAGAGACTGTAAAAGCTGTGAGAAATACTTACCTCCCGAATGCTGCACTGAATAAACGAGTACAGCTTTCTTTTCAAGTCCAGAACAATAGTTTATTTTGCTACGGCATAATATTCAGCAATATATTCCTGAACAAGAACGAGAGTAACAAAGGAAGTCGCACAACTGAGCAGTTCCCTCCTCAATTCCACAGCCTACACCCCCCAGAGTCCTCTCACCTGTGTCCTCACCATACCAGTCGCTGTGAATGTCCATCATGGAACTCATGGCTACCCCTGCATCCTCTGGCCTACCCTCAAAGCCCCGGACGAAGTGATGAACCACCTCATCCTTTCTCTGAGCCGAGCTGTTGCGCAACAGGGCCTCTAGGAACTGTTTCATGTGATAGTTATTGCAGGCCAGGTCCATCGCCTGCCCGCCGTGCAGCCCCTCGTCCATCTGCTCCAGGGACAGCGGAGTCGGGTACTGCGGCAGCCGGTcgcccacctccacctccacttcATCCGAGTCAAACTCCACTTTGGGTTCCACCCCTTTGGGCAACGAAGAATTAACGTCGTCGGGAGAATCGCTGCTCCCGGGGTCTCTGACCACCAGCTCCAGGGGATGGCAGCTGCTGCACTCGCCGCAGGGAGGGTCTCTCTGGCAATCCGaaatcctttccttctcctgcaggGAAGAGACAGAGGCAGAGCACTGGCTCTTGGAGCTGTATGAGGTGCCCTCTCTCACAGAGCTGGCGCTCCCGCTATCGGCCTGATAGAAAGCGGCTTCTCTCTCTATTTTCCTGCAAATATCTAACGACGACCTTATGTACGTTTTGCAGAAGTTGACCACGTCGGTCATCTGCAAATAGCTGGCCGCAGACATCACCTCGATAACGTTTTCCCCGCAGAGATCCAGTTTCCCGGAATAAAGGAAATCGAGGATGATGGAGAAGGCCTCCGAGGTGACAATGTCCAGAGAGGCGGTGCTGTGGCGTCCGCTGTCTTGGATGTAGTGAATCAGCAGGGCTCGGAAATACCCGCTGTTGGCGAACAAGATGTTCTTGTGGGCTTTGAAGATCCTCCCTTCCACGATGATGCTGCAGTCGCAGAAGAAGTCCCTCTTGCGCTGCTCGTTCAGCTCTCCCAGCAGCTTGGTGTAGTACGACTGCATCTCCATCGCTGCCGAGGCAAGGAGGAGGCACCGTCAGTGAGGGGGGAACCCGCCGCCtcccggggacccccccgccgcctcccgccagcCTCTCCCCACGCACCGGCAGCCGGAGGGGCCGAGCAGCGGccgcgtcccgtcccgtcccgtcccgtcccgtcccctcccaCCGGTTcgtcctccctcccttctcccgcCGCTCGCCCCTCACCTCCGCCGCCGGCCGCCCTCCCCGGAGGAGGCGGGAGGAGGAAGTGACGTTGACGGGGGGAGGTGAGGGGTCGGTAAATATTGGTGACGTCAGGCCGCCAAGATGGCGGAGGGGTGAGTTCGGCAGCGCTGAGGgggcggtggggaagggggcCAGGCCTGGGTCCGGGGGGTTGgcggctggagcaggagcaggtccCGGTGGGGCCGGTGTCTGGGGTCGGGGTCGGTGACTGGGCCCTGTCCCGTCTGACGCGCGTTGTCGCCCTGCAGGGAGGACGCGGGCTGGTGGCggagctggctgcagcagagctacCAGGCCGTCAAGGAGAAGGtaggcggaggaggaggcggcggcgggacgggtcTGCGGAGCggccccggggggcggcgggctgAGAGAGCCGCGGCGATGGCCGGCTCCCGGCCGGGCTGCGGTGAGGGCTGGGCCGTGGCGGCTTTGTCAACAAGGGCTCTGATCCCTCCTGTGCCGGGCCTCGGTGGCGGCCCCGCGGCTGTAGCGCAGCCCGTGAGCCGGGAAGGGGCCGGTCGGGAGGCGGAGAGggagtttggggtgtttttgtggtAACTCTGGCTCCGGGGAGCAGCGCGGGGCTCTGGGGAGCTGAGCCGGGAGGGCATGTGCTCGCAGCGTCGCTTTCCAATGTGTAATTTCCTGGCTGTGACAGCGCTGCTTAAGTTAATTATACCCAAAACTCGGAAGGAGGCTTTTCCTAACCTGTTTGTTtccattcttaaaaaaacaacccaccactgTAGCGTGTTTTGGGCATAGAAGTTTCCCATTGTTATTCTGCTTGTTATGGTCTTACGCATTGCAGGAGTTGGGGTAAGGGCTCAGCTGGGTTAAAGGCTCTCGCGCTTTAATCTTTGCAATGTGCCACGTGTTGCCAGAGTGACCATGGCTTTATTGGAGAGCAAAAAGATTACCCAATCTATCTGTCATGTCCTTACAGTCCACAGAAGCTTTGGAATTCATGAAACGGGACCTGGCTGAGTTCACCCAAGTAGTGCAGCATGACACAGCCTGCACCATCGCTGCTACGGCCAGCGTGGTCAAGGACAAGCTGGCAGTGAGTACAGgagtgagagagctggggttcttgctgcagaaagcaaagcgGGGGGTGAATAGGATGCCCCTGCCTCTGAGGGAACAAACCCCAGTGCATAACCAGGAGCTTCAGGTGTCAGACTTTCTCCCAGTGCAGGTTTCATGCCGAGCACTGTGTGGGCTTTCCTCGCTGTAGTGGCGAGGAACCTCTGGAGACGAGTGGAGACAAGTTCCTTGTGCTTTCCCTCTCCCAGTGTGCTGTGTAGGTGGGATACTGGCAGTGTCACTGTAGTATGACATCAGATCTCTGCACAGTCCAACCCTCAAACCAGCCGGTCCCCAAACCTGGCTGTGTCCTTCCCTGCAAAGCCTAGGCTTGGTTCCCCACAAACCTGTGACAAGGCCTACTTGCCCTACCGCCACCTGAGGCTAGTGCCTGCCACCACACCCTTCTCctagcccagccctggccacACAGTTGCCTCATTAGCACTTTTATGAAGGCAGAGAAATCCTTCTTCTTTAAAGAAACCTATCCAGCAAAGACTGAGACTTGTCCTACTGCTGCGGGCACTGTGACTTACACtgcactgctttttctcttcaagAGGACAGAAGGTTCCTCAGGTGCAACTGAAAAGGTGAGGAAAGGGCTCTCTGACTTCCTGGGTGTCATCTCAGACACATTTGCTCCCTCTCCGGATAAGACCATTGACTGTGATGTCATCACGCTGATGGCAACACCCACAGGTACCACAGAGCCCTATGACAGTGCCAAGGTGAGTGCTGTGTTCCTGGAGCTTCTCTCTGGGATGTGGGATCCTGAGCCCTGTCCTTTcggggctctgctgctgcccctctgctgaaGGCTCTGCTCTGCCTGTCTCTTCCAGGCTCGTCTCTACAGCCTCCAGTCAGACCCAGCCACCTACTGCAACGAACCTGATGGTATGGGGGGGGCTTGGTGGTGCTGCTGAGCAAAGCTGGCCCCTGCGTGGGATCTGTGGGGTGTCCTGAATTGCCCGGAGCCTTTGGCCAGCggggctgctggcctggctgtCGATGGGGTCACTGTTTATGGAGAGCAGATCTGTCTGTTGCACTGGGGACAAGCTTAGACCGAGAGTTTGCTGGGCCAGCTTAAACTGCTGCTACAGCTGGCACCATGTGGccttgtgctggcagaggacCCACAATGTGGGGTGGGCTCAGAGACCCATGTCTCCCTCCTTTGCCCCTCGCTCACCCCAGCTGCTCTGGTCTATAGCATCTTTCCAATGAACCTTCCCAAAACTGTTCCTGCCTTGTTTGTGCCAAGGACTGTTATCTCTCTGCTTGTCCTGTACAGGCCCTGCTGAGCTTCTCGAGGCCTGGCTCTCTCAGTTTAACCTCgaggagaagaaaggggagatCGCAGAGCTCCTGGCAACCAGCCCTTCCATCCGGGCTCTCTACACCAAAATGGTAAGGCCCTGCCTGGCTCCTGCAGTGGGCAAGTTCTGGCTTGGGGTGTGGTGCAGGGAAGCTCTGAGCTGCTTGGGCCCTGGAGTTCATGTCAGAAAGGATTGTGGTTGCCTGGTAAACTGGCAGATGGATGTTTGGCAGCATATTATATTCTTCTTCCCTTCTTGTTTGTCACTGGAACAGAAGTTCCTCTGTCGCTGGCTGATGTGTGTCTGAGCATCTGCTGGTGCGTACCTGGGGCTTGGTGCCAAATCTGTGCAGCTGAAAACACAGGTGCCTCGCGCAGGTTCTGAGGGTAGCTGCAAGGctcaggaggagagaggagccaGGCAGCAACCGCAGCCCTCCCCCCGCAGTGACTCATCGTGTTTTCTGTGTCACTCCCAGGTCCCCGTGGCTGTTTCCCATTCCGAATTCTGGCAGCGCTACTTCTATAAAGTGCATCGTCTGGAGCAGGTAGGTCAGAAGGTGGGTGTCTCCCCAGCGGGTGGGTGCTCCAGCCAAGGAGCTCTCTAATGCAGGCCAAAGAGGCAGAAGatatttttcctggaaaagcGGGGATCTGGGCTGCCTAGTCTGTGACTTTGTTGTCACTGACACTGAAGTGCCTTGGGGAGGAAGGGACTGGGGACACGAGCAGCTGCTGATGCTGAATTCCCTGCAGGATGAAGCCAGGAGGGAGGCTCTGAAGCAGCGAGCGGAGCAGAGCATTCACCAAgaggagccaggctgggaagAAGATGAAGGTGGGTCAGATGGTGGGGGATCTGCGGGAGGGCTCGCGCAGGTCTCAGTTAGAGAGGGTGGTGGCTCCTCCTTGCTCCCACAAatccagctcccagcccagctgcagccaaCCCTGCTGCACCGTCAGCTGCTGCTGCGCTTGCTGAAACATCTCTCgcttctcttctgccttcctACAGAGGAGTTCTTGGGGATGTCACCCCTGCCTTGTGCAAACGTGAAATtgccagaagcagcagagaaagaatctgcccctgcagccctggagggaaaCCACCCCACTGCTCCCAAGGGACCCTCAGAGGAAAGCTGGGCCGTCCTCCCTCCGGAGCCAGCCCCAGTAGAGGGGAGCCCCTCTGAGAGCAGtgagagcatctcccttgtgactCAGATTGCAAACCCTGCCTCTGTGCCTGCTGCGCAGCTACAGACTGGAGCGCAACCAGCCGGGGCTGGAGACCTCTCCCAGAAGCTGCTGGAGGCCACCTCGGAAGAGCAGAGCTCCCTGCCAAAGCCCCCAGAACCTGCTCATCCTTCTGCACCTGCATCCTCAGAGCATCCGGCTGTTACAGAGCTCAAAGAGTTGGAGAGCAAAGCCCAGGGCAGGACAGAGACTCTGAAAGAGGAAGGACCAACAGATCTACGTGTCTTTGAGCTGAACTCGGATAGTGGGAAATCCACCCCCTCCAACAATGGCAAGAAAGGTGCGTCTGTGGGGCCAGCACAGGGCCTGGAAACCTTCAGCTGGGGGTGGTGGCTTTTGGGGAAAGGGTTCTATTTTCGTGAtgatggaagaggagaaaaggggTTTTGCTAAAATCAGCCAGGAAGGTTAGATCCAAAGATTGGCTGAACTGAAATTGAATCTttatgctgtggggcagggtcaaGTGGGTCACAGCAGATGGTGACAATCTGCTCTTGGAAGGTCTGAGCCCCCTTCCTGGTGCTCCCTCGGAAGAATGGAGGGTGAGACTCTTGCAGGACCATGAGGAAGGATGTTTCGCAGCTCTGGCTGACCATATTTACAAATACTTAATTGCAAGGGATTCTGCCTtcagcagagcctgctgcaggTCTCCCAGAGCAGTGGGTATGGTGGTTATAGGATTATAAAGCTGCTGGAAGTGACCCCAGATCCAGTAAGGTGGCCACATACCATGAACTGGGTTTGTGTTGAGCAGGAGGAAATTAGAGAGGAAATCAGAAGTCTGGGGGCTGAACAGGGTAGACCTTTGGTCCCTCGGCTGCTGGTTGCCAGAACAAGGCTGTGGTCTGCGTAGGAAATGTGGTGTTTCCTTCCCTCTGCATGTCACCCCTAGGAGCGTCCCTGCTGCTCCTTTGCCCTGGGAGGTTGTTCTTTCTGTTGGGGACTGTGACAGTCCCCATATCTAAGTCACTCCTGTCATTCCTTGCTTGTTGTGTTTTCTGTGTGACTGAAGCGTGACACGTCCTAGTTCTCCCAGGCCAGAGGGGAACACGTTTCAGCGTTCACCTCTCCCACTCGTTCTGAACCAGCCCTCGCTGCAAGTTCAGTCCATCCCGTCTCAGAGTGAGGGCCTGCTCTTGGGAACGGGGGAGGATTTTTCTCCTGGGGCAGGCTGCGCTAGATCCGAGCCTCATTAGTGCCAGGGCTTTGTGGGCCTTGCTTGGGCAGCTGTGTCTGGAGAGCACAAGCAGCTCTGATGCCTTCGTGACATCTGTGGTTACAGGCTCCAGCACGGACATCAGTGAAGACTGGGAAAAGGACTTTGATTTGGACATGACTGAAGAGGAGGTGCAGCTGGCACTCTCGAAGGTGGAAGTGTCTGGGGAGGTGAGTGGAGGGGAAGTGCTCTCTCAAATAGGCAAGAAGATGGCTCCCAGAAATCATCAGCGACTCCCCGGGGTGATGCTGCCTGAGCTCTGCCGTTGCTGGGTGCTTCCCCCGAGAGAGACTGCAGCGCCTCAGAGCAGGAGGGCGAATCCCTCGGCTTGAGCTCTGCTTCCAGCCCCTGCGCAGCACGTTGCAGTGAGCCATGGCTACTGCTGATCTGGAAGGGCCgagagctgctggcaggaggCTCCTCAAAGGCCTGACTCCCTCTTTGAGGACACGGGCGTAGCTTGGGATCTTGCTGTGGGAGTCACGGGTGTTGGCTTAAAGAGGGGATGAGTGTGCAGGTTCCCCAAGGGAACCAGAGCAAGCAAATCCCTGTTGTGAGGGTGTGGGAACATGAGGATATGCCAGGCTCTGCGCTGACTCAGGTGCCATGGGCAGGAGCATCTGTTGACAGATGTCTGTTGAGTTACAGAATAAACTGAGGGATCTTTCTCTTGTTTGCAGCTGGAAGACGAAGAGTGGGAAGATTGGGAATAAAGCGACCGCTTCCAGTGTGTGTCACAGGCTCATTTCCACCATCGAAAGTGAATTAAATCACGGACCGGCTGTTCCTTTGTGTGTAACTGTGCTGGGGATTGCAGTTCCAGGCTGGAGGAGTTTCATTCCTGCTATAAATCCTGTGGGCAACTGGAGTGACCTCTTCagacctggaggaggaggaggaagcaggaggtCACTTGTACACGTAGCTGCTAGGGAGCCCATCTTTTCAGTAGGTCCTAGAGACTGGCCAAGCCAAAACTGACTGCCCCGAAAGCGTGGGGTCGAGGCAGATGTGATGCAGTGAGGGGGTCCCCGGGGCCAGCTGGGCACTCGGACACCTGGCAGGATCACTCGGTGCCACCGGGCTGCCAGCTGGCTGATTGTTCGCTCGTGTGCGCGTCGTCAGCGGTACAGCAGTTCAAAGGCTCTTGGACTCCAGCTGTGCCTCCTCGCTTGCCGCTCCGCGCTGCTGGCCGGGCCACCCCTGGAGAAAGCCCCCATGCAGGGAGCAGCCGGGGGCTGGAGATGCTGCAGTAGAAGcccctcctgctcttccctcGTTGCTGCAAAGAAAGGCAGTCGGCTTGTGGCTTTGGCCCAGAGCTGGGCCACGCTGGAAGGAGCCAAACTCCCTGCCAAACCCTGAGCTTCTGCCTGGCTTTTCGTCTTGGAAGCTTTTTCTAATGGAATCTCTTGTTTCCTCTAAGAGCCAGACCTGCGGCTTCCCCCTTCGCAGCTGCACTGCCCTCCTCTGCTGGGTTTTGTGTACTTAAATTTCCCAAGCAAAGTACTTGTGGCTTGCTCTTACTTGAGCCCTCCTGGGCCGGCAGCGTTTTGGGCCACCTGGGGGGCAGAACCCCTCTCTTTGTGGTGCCCGGTTCAGCCCTCGCGAAGCCCCAGTGACCACTTTAACCTCCCCCTTGGCACCGAGGCTCGGCCCTTCCCTcgcccagcctggcaggaggcagaagCGTCCAAGCGCGGGTGGTACCTGCTGGCTGAGGCTGTGTCTGTCCACTAACGTGTCCCTTCGTGTCTCACCCACGGCCACCAGGGTCACAGGCCTGGCTGTGCTCACTCGGCTTCCTTCCCCTAAGCCCCCTGTGACTGCTTGCAATTGCTTCCTCCGGACCCAAATGCCTCTCTTTTTGGGGCGTTTCCCTTCTAATGGCACGAGAAGCTCCTCGGTGGATGTTGCTAATTACAGTTGTCCTAAAGGGACAGAGCCCTCGCTGCTGTCTCTGGCCTTTGGGGTGGTGGTTTTATACACGCTACCCTTGTCCTTCTGCCCCTTCCAGGGCTGCTTGGTGGGACCTGTGGGTTTCCTTCTGGGTTTGGATAGCATTAACCTTGGGGCACTTGGAAGAGTTGGGGGTTTGGggtagttttttgggtttttttttgcccccagctTTGGGGAGATTCTCAAATGCAGCTGCCCGCACAGGTGTCTTGGTGGCAGTGGTGACTTCAGGCGCTTACACGAGAGCGTGTCTGTCCTGCCAAGTCCACGAGGGCCGGGGACTGAGCCTCAACTGTCCTCCCGCGTGGTGTGGTGGGCCCTGCAGAGCCTCTGGAATGTACTGCAGcctcaccctgccctgggctcaAATTTGGCCGTAGCGATAAAACCTGGTGTGAGGAGGCGACACTGGTGGGGGGTCAGGGGGCTGTGGTCCCTCGGGGTTTGGTGGTCTGAGTCGCGGCTGGGTCCCTGGGCCCACACAGAGCTCCAAGGGTGCAGTGCTCTCACCTGtgtcactgcttttcttttttttttttttttttttgaattcttTAGTCAAATTAACCGTTTGGTTGTCTGTGCAATATTCTCTGTTCTGAACTATTCCCCATCTCCCTGAGCTTTTTCTAGCTGGGGCGAGAAA comes from the Numenius arquata chromosome 21, bNumArq3.hap1.1, whole genome shotgun sequence genome and includes:
- the BSDC1 gene encoding BSD domain-containing protein 1 isoform X1, with product MAEGEDAGWWRSWLQQSYQAVKEKSTEALEFMKRDLAEFTQVVQHDTACTIAATASVVKDKLARTEGSSGATEKVRKGLSDFLGVISDTFAPSPDKTIDCDVITLMATPTGTTEPYDSAKARLYSLQSDPATYCNEPDGPAELLEAWLSQFNLEEKKGEIAELLATSPSIRALYTKMVPVAVSHSEFWQRYFYKVHRLEQDEARREALKQRAEQSIHQEEPGWEEDEEEFLGMSPLPCANVKLPEAAEKESAPAALEGNHPTAPKGPSEESWAVLPPEPAPVEGSPSESSESISLVTQIANPASVPAAQLQTGAQPAGAGDLSQKLLEATSEEQSSLPKPPEPAHPSAPASSEHPAVTELKELESKAQGRTETLKEEGPTDLRVFELNSDSGKSTPSNNGKKGSSTDISEDWEKDFDLDMTEEEVQLALSKVEVSGELEDEEWEDWE
- the BSDC1 gene encoding BSD domain-containing protein 1 isoform X2 — encoded protein: MAEGEDAGWWRSWLQQSYQAVKEKSTEALEFMKRDLAEFTQVVQHDTACTIAATASVVKDKLAVKGSSGATEKVRKGLSDFLGVISDTFAPSPDKTIDCDVITLMATPTGTTEPYDSAKARLYSLQSDPATYCNEPDGPAELLEAWLSQFNLEEKKGEIAELLATSPSIRALYTKMVPVAVSHSEFWQRYFYKVHRLEQDEARREALKQRAEQSIHQEEPGWEEDEEEFLGMSPLPCANVKLPEAAEKESAPAALEGNHPTAPKGPSEESWAVLPPEPAPVEGSPSESSESISLVTQIANPASVPAAQLQTGAQPAGAGDLSQKLLEATSEEQSSLPKPPEPAHPSAPASSEHPAVTELKELESKAQGRTETLKEEGPTDLRVFELNSDSGKSTPSNNGKKGSSTDISEDWEKDFDLDMTEEEVQLALSKVEVSGELEDEEWEDWE
- the BSDC1 gene encoding BSD domain-containing protein 1 isoform X4; its protein translation is MAEGEDAGWWRSWLQQSYQAVKEKARLYSLQSDPATYCNEPDGPAELLEAWLSQFNLEEKKGEIAELLATSPSIRALYTKMVPVAVSHSEFWQRYFYKVHRLEQDEARREALKQRAEQSIHQEEPGWEEDEEEFLGMSPLPCANVKLPEAAEKESAPAALEGNHPTAPKGPSEESWAVLPPEPAPVEGSPSESSESISLVTQIANPASVPAAQLQTGAQPAGAGDLSQKLLEATSEEQSSLPKPPEPAHPSAPASSEHPAVTELKELESKAQGRTETLKEEGPTDLRVFELNSDSGKSTPSNNGKKGSSTDISEDWEKDFDLDMTEEEVQLALSKVEVSGELEDEEWEDWE
- the BSDC1 gene encoding BSD domain-containing protein 1 isoform X3, with translation MAEGEDAGWWRSWLQQSYQAVKEKSTEALEFMKRDLAEFTQVVQHDTACTIAATASVVKDKLAARLYSLQSDPATYCNEPDGPAELLEAWLSQFNLEEKKGEIAELLATSPSIRALYTKMVPVAVSHSEFWQRYFYKVHRLEQDEARREALKQRAEQSIHQEEPGWEEDEEEFLGMSPLPCANVKLPEAAEKESAPAALEGNHPTAPKGPSEESWAVLPPEPAPVEGSPSESSESISLVTQIANPASVPAAQLQTGAQPAGAGDLSQKLLEATSEEQSSLPKPPEPAHPSAPASSEHPAVTELKELESKAQGRTETLKEEGPTDLRVFELNSDSGKSTPSNNGKKGSSTDISEDWEKDFDLDMTEEEVQLALSKVEVSGELEDEEWEDWE
- the ZBTB8B gene encoding zinc finger and BTB domain-containing protein 8B isoform X1, producing the protein MEMQSYYTKLLGELNEQRKRDFFCDCSIIVEGRIFKAHKNILFANSGYFRALLIHYIQDSGRHSTASLDIVTSEAFSIILDFLYSGKLDLCGENVIEVMSAASYLQMTDVVNFCKTYIRSSLDICRKIEREAAFYQADSGSASSVREGTSYSSKSQCSASVSSLQEKERISDCQRDPPCGECSSCHPLELVVRDPGSSDSPDDVNSSLPKGVEPKVEFDSDEVEVEVGDRLPQYPTPLSLEQMDEGLHGGQAMDLACNNYHMKQFLEALLRNSSAQRKDEVVHHFVRGFEGRPEDAGVAMSSMMDIHSDWYGEDTGERTLGGVGCGIEEGTAQLCDFLCYSRSCSGIYC
- the ZBTB8B gene encoding zinc finger and BTB domain-containing protein 8B isoform X2, which codes for MEMQSYYTKLLGELNEQRKRDFFCDCSIIVEGRIFKAHKNILFANSGYFRALLIHYIQDSGRHSTASLDIVTSEAFSIILDFLYSGKLDLCGENVIEVMSAASYLQMTDVVNFCKTYIRSSLDICRKIEREAAFYQADSGSASSVREGTSYSSKSQCSASVSSLQEKERISDCQRDPPCGECSSCHPLELVVRDPGSSDSPDDVNSSLPKGVEPKVEFDSDEVEVEVGDRLPQYPTPLSLEQMDEGLHGGQAMDLACNNYHMKQFLEALLRNSSAQRKDEVVHHFVRGFEGRPEDAGVAMSSMMDIHSDWYGEDTGDVLVVPIKLHKCPFCPYTAKQKGILKRHIRSHTGERPYPCETCGKRFTRQEHLRSHALSVHRSNKPIICKGCRRTFTSSLSQGLRRFGLCDSCTCVTTTHEDSMPINLSLMEPSSEGQEKGDADNDWPIYVESGEENDPADDDDADGDDKQEIHRSLSDRETLM